AACTCTCATATTAATTGCTTTACTGGGTGCTGTTTTCCTAAGAGGTTTCCGAGAAGCTATTGGTATTGCAGTCTTTTTGGTTGGAGTTTATCTGCTGCTAAACTTCATTGTCATTGGCGTTGGTTTGTATAAAATTATCATTCACCCAGGAGCGATCGCCGACTGGCAGACTGCACTTTTCGCACGCAATTCTAACCCTTTGGTAATAATCGGCACAGCTACTCTGTTATTTCCAAAACTAGCATTGGGATTATCAGGCTTTGAGACTGGCGTCACCGTTATGCCTCTTGTCAAAGGAAGCAGCGACGACACCCCTGAATATCCCAGAGGACGTATTCGGAATACACGTAAACTGCTGACTGCTGCTGCCGTAATTATGAGCTTCTTTTTGCTAACCAGCAGTTTTATTACTACACTACTAATTCCGACAGTAGAATTTGCAGCTGGGGGCAAAGCCAATGGACGCGCCTTAGCTTATCTAGCACATTCATATTTAGGTAATGGCTTTGGCACAGTTTACGATCTCAGCACTATTAGTATTCTCTGGTTTGCAGGTGCATCTGCAATGGCAGGACTGCTCAATATTGTGCCTCGTTACTTGCCACGCTATGGTATGGCTCCGACTTGGGCTAGAGTAGCGCGACCTCTAGTGTTAGTCTATACAGCTATTGCCTTTATTGTCACAATTATCTTTCGGGCAAATGTCGAAGCCCAAGGTGGGGCTTACGCAACTGGTGTACTTGTGTTGATGAGTTCAGCCGCTTTTGCTGTGACCCTATCAGTCCACCGCCAGAGAGCCAAACGAGGAACACTCGTTTTTGGACTCATTACTTTAGTGTTTATATATACCACTATTGTAAATATTATTGAAAGACCTGAAGGTATTAGGATTGCCAGTTTCTTTATCAGTGCGATCATTGTCACTTCACTAGTTTCTCGCGTTTGGCGTTCGACTGAACTACGGGTAGAACGGATCGAAATTGACGAAAATGCCCGCCAATTCCTTGCTCAAGAAAGTCAGCATACAATACGACTGATTGCTAATCGATTGAATACAGGCGATGAGCAAGAGTATTTGTTAAAGGAAAAAGAGGTGCGCGAAGACAATCATATTCCGCCTACCGATCCAATCCTTTTTCTAGAAATTAAGGTGTCAGATGCTTCGGAATTTGCGGATGTCATCAGAGTAAAAGGGGTGCAAGTTGGTAATTACCGCATCCTACGTGCTGAAAGTGCAGCAGTACCTAACGCGATCGCAGCTTTACTGCTCTATATTCGTGACCAAACGGGTAAGATTCCCCATGCTTACTTTGGCTGGGTTGAGGGAAATCCAATACAATACTTACTGCGTTTTATCTTGTTTGGTGAAGGTGATATTGCCGTAGTTACCCGTGAAGTACTCCGCAAGGCAGAGAAAGACCCCGAATGCCGTCCTGCTGTTCATGTTGGAGGTTAAACAATTTGGTTGTTAAGCAGGAATCGGTGTTGAGAACCACAAAAATGCGATCGCTTCTCAACTAACTTAAATACTGTGATGCTTCAACACCTTCTCTTGGCTCTATGCGTCGCCGATTGACCTATATTTTAATTTTGCTGCTTTCACTGAGCATGATTACACTCTGGTGGCCTGTAAATGATTCTCAATGTGATTCCGCAGCTTTTTTAGCATCAAAAACGCAAAAATTTCAAGTACAGGCGACCAAAGTTTTAGTTAAGCCGTGGCGCGGTAAACACCATGCCTATGGAATCTTTATGGTTCCCGACAAATACAAGCAAGCTCCATTCTTTGTATTAACAGTCAAAGGTGCTGGTAGCGATTGTTCAAAACCATTTGGTTACAGCCAAAACGTTGACGATATTTTTGCTCAACCAGGAACCCATCTAGTGAAGGATTTCATCAGAACTCGAACTGCGTTACGGCTGATTCTTGAAGGTTTGTACTTCCAAATCAATGATCAACACAATTGGACGCTGACCTTTCCTCAACAGCAGGCTAACCAAAATAATTCGTAATTCGTAATATTCGCCATTCACCTTAGCCTTGTAGAGGAGGCGAGAAGCAATCTACGTAATTCGTGATTAATACCAATTATTTAAATGAAAACAACACATCATTTGTAGTAGCGTTTAAGCGCAATTACAAGCCTGATTTAATCTGTCGTCATGTTTTAGATAAACGGTATAATCCATTAACTAATCTGGCTGTTTTTAGGAAAAAAAATATTTTTTCTGTAATTAATTAAATGAATTAATTACGAATTACTCATTATTTGGTTGCGTTTCCAAGACATTACTGCTTTCAAGCAAATTAGTAGTAGCATTTACAATAATTTGTGCTGCTCCGGTGAAGAACGATCGCTCGATAGTCGCTGGGATATCACTGGGTTGATGGTAGTGAGGAGTACGTAAATTAGCAGTATCCGTAACCAAAACAGCACCCACCCCTTGATACCAAAATGGTGCATGGTCACTACGTAGTGTATCAGGAGCCAGCAAACCTTTGAGAGGAATCGGTAGTGTCAAGACTGCTGGCAGATTTAATTCTCTCTTATTCAACGCAGTTGAGGGATTCGTCTGTGAGTTTTGAAAAGCACTAAGCAAAGGTAAATGCTCTGTATCACCAACTACTGCTAAAAAGTCGCCTTTGTCGCTAGGTGGGGTAACAGGCAGAGCCACAGGATACTGCTGACAGCCAGTAGTGTAGCAAGCGTAACCAACCATATCCATAACAATTACCCCGCGCAGGTTTTGTAAACGTGCTGTCTTAGCCACAAAAGCTTTACTACCCAAAAGTCCTGCTTCCTCTTGGTCAAAAAAAGCTAGCTGCAAAGTCCGTGGCGTTGGATATGAAGCGAGAAGTCGAGCCACTTCCAACACCACAGACACACCACTAGCGTTATCATCAGCACCAGGAGAAAAAGCAACGGTGTCATAGTGGGCAGCTACTAGAATTGCGCCTGCTGCTTTGTCAGTTCCTAAGCGTTCGGCAAAAATATT
This region of Nostoc sp. UHCC 0302 genomic DNA includes:
- a CDS encoding amino acid transporter, which encodes MSKPIVSTNQLSKKFIHWLLEEEAQKQEGPYRKEQIHRQHSWWQVMCLTGVDYFSTLGYQPGIAALAAGALSPLATLILVLLTLFGALPIYRRIAGKSPHGEGSIAMLEHLLPWWQGKLLVLCLLGFVATDFIITITLSAADATAHIVENPIAPSELHNQVIAITLILIALLGAVFLRGFREAIGIAVFLVGVYLLLNFIVIGVGLYKIIIHPGAIADWQTALFARNSNPLVIIGTATLLFPKLALGLSGFETGVTVMPLVKGSSDDTPEYPRGRIRNTRKLLTAAAVIMSFFLLTSSFITTLLIPTVEFAAGGKANGRALAYLAHSYLGNGFGTVYDLSTISILWFAGASAMAGLLNIVPRYLPRYGMAPTWARVARPLVLVYTAIAFIVTIIFRANVEAQGGAYATGVLVLMSSAAFAVTLSVHRQRAKRGTLVFGLITLVFIYTTIVNIIERPEGIRIASFFISAIIVTSLVSRVWRSTELRVERIEIDENARQFLAQESQHTIRLIANRLNTGDEQEYLLKEKEVREDNHIPPTDPILFLEIKVSDASEFADVIRVKGVQVGNYRILRAESAAVPNAIAALLLYIRDQTGKIPHAYFGWVEGNPIQYLLRFILFGEGDIAVVTREVLRKAEKDPECRPAVHVGG
- a CDS encoding M28 family peptidase, whose product is MSKWIWLVLLVLVTVIVVGSRGTALNGLFQQRPSPAIVERIPVETLQPKPESQSVNIALQVSADKLLAHIQKLDFQRYTTIERSRTRTYITTELQKLGWKPHLERFAEGVNIFAERLGTDKAAGAILVAAHYDTVAFSPGADDNASGVSVVLEVARLLASYPTPRTLQLAFFDQEEAGLLGSKAFVAKTARLQNLRGVIVMDMVGYACYTTGCQQYPVALPVTPPSDKGDFLAVVGDTEHLPLLSAFQNSQTNPSTALNKRELNLPAVLTLPIPLKGLLAPDTLRSDHAPFWYQGVGAVLVTDTANLRTPHYHQPSDIPATIERSFFTGAAQIIVNATTNLLESSNVLETQPNNE